From a single Plasmodium yoelii strain 17X genome assembly, chromosome: 9 genomic region:
- a CDS encoding acylphosphatase, putative: MRIYLLSSFLFLFPKIKYLTNNNYSRKKFTSYSKMIYKFDFEVFGKVQGVFFRKYTKLEADMLNIKGYVQNTNKNTVIGTAESENKELLDRFKIFLTNKGSPLSRIDKCLITDEKTIDTYSTNNFYIKR; the protein is encoded by the exons ATGcgaatatatttgttatccagttttttatttttatttccaaagattaaatatttaacaaaCAATAATTATTcaagaaaaaaatttactAGCTATAGTAAAATGATATATAAGTTTGATTTTGAAGTTTTCGGAAAGGTTCAAg gtgtattttttagaaaatatacAAAACTAGAAGCTGatatgttaaatataaaaggGTATGTACAAAATACCAATAAAAATACAGTAATAGGAACTGCCGAaagtgaaaataaagaattattAGATAgattcaaaatttttttgaCAAATAAAGGTAGCCCTTTATCACGAATTGATAAGTGTTTAATAACAGATGAAAAAACTATTGATACATATTCaactaataatttttatataaagagataa
- a CDS encoding protein transport protein BOS1, putative has protein sequence MEKMRYKYEPFLGDDIGETDLINNQGNDDKEIKESNLNNIYSKIIKIRKELEKNYNLFYSYNLIISSNDKQENMNSSYNNYNNMYNKNNNILPSNNTTPNNITLNKINALTNSFYVNVETLKNTFEFININNREILNSKNIIWEKRIETLNSEANAYIKTLDNIYKTNLRKQEQIRNNNSNGNLGYSHNKKKKKFENDDNTISYLNKEREILKDVENNLNIFHVQGLNTLDMLRKQNKFLKGVRKKVIDMYNYIGLSSSLISTIKKTDKQNLIIVIVGIILSSIFFYVLYSYFKR, from the coding sequence atggaaaaaatgaggtataaatatgaACCATTTTTGGGGGATGATATAGGAGAGACAGATTTGATAAATAACCAAGGAAATGatgataaagaaataaaagagtcgaatttaaataatatatatagtaaaataataaaaattagaaaagaattagaaaaaaattataatttattttattcatataatttaattattagtAGTAATGATAAGCAAGAAAATATGAAcagttcatataataattacaaTAACATGTACaataagaataataatatactaCCTAGCAATAATACAACAccaaataatataacattaaataaaataaatgcatTAACAAATTCTTTTTATGTAAATGTAGAAACCTTAAAAAATACttttgaatttataaatattaataacaGAGAAATTTTGAATagcaaaaatataatttgggAAAAAAGAATTGAAACATTAAATAGCGAAGCAAATGCTTATATAAAAACTTTggacaatatatataaaacaaatttaagAAAACAAGAGCAAataagaaataataatagcaatGGAAATTTAGGATATtcacataataaaaaaaaaaaaaaattcgaaaatgatgataatacaattagctatttaaataaagaaagagAAATTTTGAAAGAcgttgaaaataatttaaatatatttcatgtTCAGGGTCTTAATACCTTAGATATGTTaagaaaacaaaataaatttttaaaagggGTTCGAAAAAAAGTTATTgatatgtataattatattgGATTATCTTCATCTTTAATTAgtactataaaaaaaacagataAACAAAACTTAATTATTGTAATTGTTGGAATTATTTTATCctcgatttttttttatgttttatattcttaTTTCAAGCGATAA